The Episyrphus balteatus chromosome 3, idEpiBalt1.1, whole genome shotgun sequence genome segment cgaaaatttgattaaaaatttattgaaattgaacAAACACTTGTTTAATTCTTCAATGACTTGGTTCTCAAAGTAGACCACCACCCAATTGATAACTTCTAACCAAAAAAGGATTATGATTGGTACACTCGGGTGTATGAGTACTTTATTTAGaaaaagatatttattttttaatttaacaactGTGCATTatctttattttcttatatattttaaaacaatataacAATAATTCTAACATACATTTAATAGTGTTTCCATTTTCCTGCagatttcttataaataaaataacaatagtttttattctaaataatttttctgaatttttgatAACAGAGATCAAAAATAGCATAATAACTAAAACTAGGatctttttcaatataaattgaataAGTTTTGACTAGAACGCAAACTAAATTATAGTATATTCGTAAtcctaaatagtttttttttttttggctaaatTGTATAACAAACTGGAAAGAACCTCACAACCACTGTTGCATTAAATAATCAATATAATTATTTTGTGAATTCTTTGGTGTGCACAAACATTCATCAGACAATTTACGTTGCATCCATGGAACGTAGTTTGATAATTTTGTATAGATACCAGGGAAGTTTGGTCTAGCACAGCCACGACCCCATGAAACGACACCAATAATTTCAGTACTGCCAGCTGCTGCTTCTCTCAACATGGGGCCACCACTGTCaccctagaaaaaaaaatagtaaaaatgttaaataaatgtCTCTGTAAGGGTTTAGATTTCAACTTACTTGGCAAGCATCAATTTTTCCATCATGATAACCAGCACACATCATATTGTCAGTTATGCGTTTGCTACCATAACCGGCATCTTTGCACTGTTCTTGAGACCAAACTGGTACCGAAACGGATCTCAAAATTGGAGAGGTTTTGTCCTTTTCACCGGTTTTACCCCAACCAGCTACAAGTCCTAAAACTCCTGAGTAATCAGCTTCGCCTGGAATAGAAAGCAAAAGTATTTTTGAGCAAACAAAATAAAGCTTTcaacctttttcaatttttgtcaaACAATCAAAACCATACTCACCAGCACTTGGCAAACAGACAGGTTGCACTTTTGGTCCAAACTGTACAGGTCGATCCAATTCAATTAGCGCAATGTCATTATTGAATGACACAACATCAAAATACTCATGATCGTGAATGGCCTTGATGCGACGGATTTCTGTGTAATCCTTGGAAATTTCATGTCCTCCAAGGTAGACACGAATCTCATTCGGGCTAAAGCTATAAACACAATGAGCTGCTGTTACTAGGAAGTTGCGCGAAATCAAAGTTGCTCCACAATATAGTTTTCCCTGACGCCATAGACCGGCAAGCCAAGGCTGGGCATGTGGTGCAGAAACTTTGCCACCTACGATACGATTCGAACGGCCCTGAACTCCGCAAactgttaaagaaaaaacaaaatagaagaaataCAGAAAAAAGGTTAGCAAAAGTACATTGAATTTGTTGCAAGTTTGTCGAAAGCTTTATTGATAaagtattaacaaaaaaaaaactcatagcGAAACAACAGAGGCTCACGATGTGGCTGTGTATTTTGTGTGAGTTGCGTTCATGGTAAAACATTGTCACAGAAATATACTATGACAATGTGTCTGATGTTTCCACATTGGCAAGAGTCAAGTTTAAGGTTAAAGGCTTTTGAAGATTGTTCAATTCGAATTATTTTACTATGGGTGTTTGTCTATGAGTGATAAAtgtgaatttaattttgttttttttttttttttagtttattgttaaaaggtGTGTAGATTAAAGTTTAAagataaaacaaatttgtagacttataattttttttttttttgataatcggACAGAGGCTTTTGTAAATTTGACAAGATGATTCAGATAGAGTcaccttttttaaaaaggtGATTGTCTGTGCGACAAGTGTAAAATTGTTgaccttttaaaaattcattcagTAATAATTCAGATCTTATAAGTTCAATGGAGTTCAAATGGTGGAATTTCcgttttggattttgaaaaagatacATTGCACTCTGACTGACTCTACACATGGTTTAAGAGAGTGAATCATTGATTTTCTATGATTATATTGATTGATAGATTGCGGTGACATGTGAAGTTTAAATTATTTGTGTATAGTCAGGGTCaggttttaattatatttttagatCGAGTAAAGATGGGTTTTTTATCACTTTCAatagaaatgaaattatttatattaagacGGTTTGCGAATTACACTTATTATTAAGCCGATGAgacatttttgacactattgatttgaaaagataaattttcagctgtcaaaaataCCTTCTGATTTTAGGtcctaaaaaattaaatttccctcTTGAGGCACATCAAAAAATTATGGACTGTAGATCGAGATAAAAACAATCGACAGACAGAATTTTGAGAACTAGGTACACTATTCTTGTTGTCATGCCTGATTGTTATCTTGAATTCGGTGTTCTTACGAAGTTTGAACTTTTCCTATAAGAACCTATGTCGcgagtaaataaaatgcacgactgggtcgcacgaacttgctcttaaagttaaagttgcttaaatttttaagactttttatatagaaatttggaaaacaaaataaaattcgtttttttaaaaaaataaaataaaatctgaaatcaaattgccctccaaaacaagtatgcagttttgattgatatattaagatgcatttttggacaaagaatattcaaaatcgttagagccgttttttaaaaaactaatttcttataaataattttttggaaaaaaagttttaaaataaaactggtacgctattttgtagaaatcactaatcaacatctacacacaaaatttcaaaaaaattcaatgtttcaaaatttttttaaaaatccaaaaattatttttttcaatattttattgttggtttatatttaaattatatatatcctacttcacaaaaagtttcgttgaaatcgaagaagcagtttcggagataatcggatttgaaaaaaaacgatttgtcTGCGAAAGAAACAGGCTATTTGATTccttattctgaaaaaattgaaaaaatattaatatattccaaaaaaccaaaactttttttttttggttgaaaagtAAGTGTTGACAAAGTTATCCTAAAACAGAAAATACATCTCTGTTTCTAGCTTGGACTGTTAAATTTGTCAATGAATACGTTTtcttcaaataaactcaaaaagaCTACCTAATTGTTGACTTTCATTGGAATAATGATGCATGTTTGAAGTAGGTATAACTTACCTATGAGTATGATTTTTGTAAGACCTTTTCGCAATTTTCTGGGAACACTTTGTGAAAAATTTCTTCAAGAACTATCTAATACTGTTAATTAACTCCTTAATCGTATTCTTCCATTTCTATACTTAATACATTTATTTAGTGCGATATGAAttgaataattttctttaaaattaagctTTGCTTAATATGAAGTATTTAAAAACGACCTAATTTGGGATTTTAATGAGTGAAAAGCTCATTTTGATCTTGATCATTAGTAATTAATTTATATtccggaacaaaaaaaaaccacatccGTGTCTGTCAACTTAATTACTAAATTATGTAAACAAAATCTATTTCAAACGAAAAGCCgactgaatacaaaaaaaaaattcccaaaacTAAATCAAAAACCAGATCTAACACAAAAATTTAGATTATAATTTTCCACAAGTTCATTACTGTTTACTGTGTCACCCACAAGATATACAAACAAATTACAcaatgtttacatttttttttcaataaacaatacagaagaaaaataaaaaaaaagaaacaaacaccTTCTTCTTCACCTtgataataaacatttttatgttaaaCATGTTCGAAAAAGATAATTACTTTTTAATGTCTTCATATATCGGTgacaaacaaacacacacaaagataatttcaaaaaacaaacttatcatcaaaattttgaatgaatgcGCTCTTAATGACAAATTGCCACTATAGTTAttactaaaaaattattaattctatgagataattatttaaattttatgaattataTGAATATTCAAttaacaagcaaaaaaataaaaaaacatgataaaaataGACGTACCACAATTGCAAGAGTTCACCAGGCGGGAAGACGGTATCGCGAACGCGCTTATAACACCAAAGGTTAGAAATACTAAAGTGATTATTAATTTGGTAAGCATATTTCACCcggtttttatttgtatattttcacacaaaaaaaaataataatgcaaaaaaaatgatataagtttaaaaaaaaaattcacaaaaaaacacgcaaaaaattatttcaaaagggATTAGTTAGatgattttctcttttttaattttaatttttgttgcttAAAGGATCTATGAGGATCTCAATTGTCTTTATTTAGACTATTTAAGTATAGGAACTTTACTAAATTTATAGAACGAATATGCAATGAGATCCTCACTGTTGAAAATCACAAAACGAATTGACATttatatgaattaaaaattgCTACTTATGTTCGACGGAATTTGGCggttaaaaccatttaaaaatccAACACAATTTTCCAACACATACAAAAACGCGTCAGTACACTACTtatagttaaaacaaaaaataaaaacaaaccaataaatatttttgtggtATATCTGACGGATACCTATAATGTATCTGTCGCGCTTGTTCGTAGCGACTTGCGTTGCACTTGATTCTGCGAGAGTGCGagagatataaaataaaaaaaaaaaataaataaataaaaaaagcgcGTATCTGTGAGATAGTATTAGAGAAGTGTCCTTGGCTTTTTGGAGTCGTCGTCGGAGTCTCGCTTCGAATTCGACTTGATAAGCAACCCACTATTATTATTTAGCGAtgaactttgttttgtttatattctgtATAAGAtacttgtactttttttttttttgagatacaTTTATAGATACAATCAAACaactatttatttattgtatGTCACCTTACTCCCTcatggtagttttttttttttgatgagtgtcaaagttttttttgagtTGAAGCTTTTTTTCAAGCAGAGCGTTGGTGATGAATTGTTGGGGTAGGCGGAGTAGGTGTGTATTCATTCAGTCAGTCGgtcaaaaattgttaatataaaCATACAAAACTATCTGAAGGACGTTTCGAGACGAGAGAGTGTCATTCGCACTCGTGTTATTATAATGTGATGGCTTAATTGGGTTTGTGTTTTGGTTTTGTCCATCATTGAGAGGGTTGCAAGTTGTTATAGGGAAATGCAATTTTCATAATACGACTTtgacataattaatttttttccatgttattattgttgtttttttttttaatcatggCCATGGGTacttaacccttaactatagtggtgggtccaggggacccacatcaacttttaaaaagttaataaaaaccgttgaaaatgaattttctcttttttttttttatttttttatttttttttaaattgttatcttttgatgcttaaaaacaaaatttataaaaaaattcaattttgtattttattttatcatttcaaaacaccacaaattttcaccactatagttaagggttaataaaaaaaaaaagaagtgaatATAGTTCTGCATGGGTTGCATTTACAGAATTTAGGTCAGGGAGTAGGTTATAATTCAAggagttcagttttttttatttttatgaatttttttaagtcaaggAGTGATTTGTTAAGTTTTGTTAATGCATTATATCCAAGTGAAAGTGTTGTGATAACAATTTTGgttatttatgatttttgatttttaagccttttttaattgatattattCAACAATAATAATGAAGATGTGATCTCTGGACTTTACTCAGAGAGGCTGTACCTATTACATCAGTTCTTATGATGTCTGGGTGTAGGAGCTGAAAAAAAGAATGACATTGGAAATACCATCAACCAGTACCTATTTATTATCACACGTGGattaaggtaattttttttttttgattaaccggaaattatgtaattttattgCGTTTTTGGTATTGTTTTGTCTTATATACTCGACGATGCATATTGCGGTTTTAAAGATGATATTGCACAATTTGATGTATTTAAGTAGGACAAGTTGGCATACAgccaaagaaaaataataataattgagaTAAGTTTTTCGTTACACTGTTCGTAATGGAAATGATTCATTGAACTTTAAACTTGAGACATTATGTTATGAAATCGATTGAAGTGGGTTTAATGTTTTGacgatatttttgtaaaataaaaatgcgCGTTTTGGATAGAATAACAAAGACCATCCATTAGTTAGAGTGATCAGCGCAGTAAGGCGGTTACAATCcactgtggatttgggcctacaaaatttatttgaaatcctcttccaaaaaaaaaaaatgcaatacctCCAAATCGTTATATTGGAAATAttcgttaaaataaaattgaatgaaaaaaaattattgaaaattggtaaaacatTTTTATGGAACCTAGGAACCTTCGCAGCTCATACAAATAATTAAGTGTGTAAGCGTGCGTTTTtagcaaataagaaaaaagggGGTCTTTGAGATTTACTACAGAATCTACTccctctatgaaaaaaaatagtaaatatttttgctttttataccattgacttttttttgtgactAATCgcctttttctaaaatattttgtataaactGCTTAAGTTCTTGGCTTCTgtcataaataaaacatttttggtactaattctgaaatttatcatttcattgaaaaaacaccctttcattcaaaataattttgtagactctcTAGAACCTTCGTTTATAATAGATATTTTTTcagaaagttttaaaaataaatgcgaGCTGTTATTAATCCGTTTTCACACCACATAactacccaactaacatttcagcttcgattaaggtattacaaaagctacatttcagcttcttttaaactttagtaaggttgttgggcatggaaaagggagaacgttatacaagtttgaccctctacaaggatcttaaacgaagctttaccgaagctttgagatttgacagatagctacggaagagcttgtatagctatTTAATagatgtcttatcgaaattaaaaaaaaaaaaaaacaactacaaaaacaaaaaagaattcttttttaactggttttaaagaatgaattttatcttttgatctgatattatacattccattagtttttagtatatctattattaataattttaaaagtatataatttttttaccacacccaggaatcgaacttcgtatctgcttagTGGTatagtccaccactctacccactcggccatcctagtatattcattaatgaaatcaaaaacttaatcagttcaaatagcaaacaaatgtccgagctaaattattcaatggcaaaaccaaaaagtgtccgagctagattatttaatatcaaaaccaaaaatcaaatacaaaacttggtaatttctctaaagcttctataaattcattaaacaggctcatccgaaaaataagctttcttagtttaagtttctttaatagtatttaaacaacttattagaagttgttaaacaagtagtccgaacttctataagcagttaaattctgaagcaagctcaatacaagctggataaaaagtagaacctgcgagatttcaatttacagaagctgtttTGCTAGTTGGGCAAGCCCCTTTAAAAAACAACTtgtcaccaaaaatatttcttaaaacttTACATTTTACctgttgtaaaatttcaaactcgcttcatAATTGAGGTCTTCACAAAATTAGTAGtatctgagatatagggcttcgaaaatcgcgaaaaccgtaactgactcactgacagatcattaAAATTATGgaacttgaaattttgcacagcgaaTGGTGTTGTTgtgcatacaaaggaaaaatttgagattttctgTTCAAGGGGCGTGAACCGCCCACTTTCGCtgaatttgtttgaaatattaaagCACTTCTGATAGATGCTTATAGTTTGGTAGAATCTTATGcaaaagaaatatttcaaaaatagacATActcacgaagaaaaaaataacaaaaataataaaaattatttaaattatttctattttaagtggagcgattgaatataattcaattttaaagttcaagtgacctcaactccaaatttataaagcgtttcgcccaggtacgacagtgggctcatcagttagatctgtcgtacccttactaagacgccttattttggtcgatgtttactgatgagcccactgtcgtacctgggcgaaacgctttataaatttggagttgaggtcacttgaactttaaaattgaatagaCATACTCTTATCAGAGGGCGTGGGTTTCTACCCTTATTCAAAAtatataatacagtcaaataaggagaaaaaaggggtaaatctcggaattaatgttagtagaaattttttttgctcaatatcttccttttgccattctataacatatctcaaaaatctagaaaaatctcatgtccgcttgtcgcgatttcaaggtcaaatcgcgaaatggagattttcaaaattagcaaaaataggctatggtattatatacacatatgatacatgatttcaaggtattttttaatgctgattccaaaaaatctaaaatcaagacaatctgacgtctctggaaaaagttatacctgtttttcatctgtcaactcatattattataacagttgcaaacttactgccgaaaaccccttaaaagttatggtagatgaaccaaattttgcatgaagattttagaatccatcattattaaaaatcaaaacaatccattacaaaaaatatatatacctacgaaataatagtattttttgaaggaggggcaaattttaggatatgcactaaagaagcttcttgttcatctttgggataagtggtaataggctaattttttcattttaatctttgtttggatattctttaactaccctcaaaaatataaaaaaatctcatgtccgcaagtcctaattttcctggtttgaagataaggtgcagattttaaaaaattgaaaaacaacacttcagatatttgtgtcagatcaacatgaataaggtgcattacttttcagggatgttcaggttgacttattgtgagtttttttgaataagtgttaaaaaatacccttaaatcatgtcgcttatgttggtatacatatacaaatttaaacttttcttgctaatttttttaagtctgcacctaacttagtttaacctccaaaattaggacttgcggacatgagatttttttagatttttgagggtagttaaagaatatccaaacaaagattaaaatgaaaaaattagcctattaccacttatccctaagatgaacaagaagcttctttagtgcatatcctaaaatttgcccctccttcaaaaaataccattatttcgtaggtatatatattttttgtaatggattgttttgatttttaataatgatggattctaaaatcttcatgcaaaatttggttcatctaccataacttttaagggtttttcggcagtaagtttgcaactgttataataatatgagttgacagatgaaaaacaggtataactttttccagagacgtcagattgtcttgatttta includes the following:
- the LOC129913319 gene encoding trypsin-1-like: MLTKLIITLVFLTFGVISAFAIPSSRLVNSCNCVCGVQGRSNRIVGGKVSAPHAQPWLAGLWRQGKLYCGATLISRNFLVTAAHCVYSFSPNEIRVYLGGHEISKDYTEIRRIKAIHDHEYFDVVSFNNDIALIELDRPVQFGPKVQPVCLPSAGEADYSGVLGLVAGWGKTGEKDKTSPILRSVSVPVWSQEQCKDAGYGSKRITDNMMCAGYHDGKIDACQGDSGGPMLREAAAGSTEIIGVVSWGRGCARPNFPGIYTKLSNYVPWMQRKLSDECLCTPKNSQNNYIDYLMQQWL